AGTGCTGAGAGCCCTCAATTTGGACTCCGAAGTGACTTCACTGCATCCACCGGGACCCTCTCGGACCTAGTGCAAGTCGGGATCCCGCCCCGCCACACTCGGGGCTATCTCCGGGATTGCCAGCACATGCATTCTTGTGACTCCAGAAAACCCATCGAAAAGCGGGTCGAGTGTTTTGCTCGTCATTGCATTGGAGAAACGTGGGGTATCGCTTTGGTAGTCTGGCTGCATAAGTTGCCTCGAGCTGCCTGATTTTTCCTCTCGGCGTCTCGgatctcctgctggaatctGTTCCACTCCATGCACTGCGGTAAAATCTCCGAAATCCACTGGCAATGGCGCATACTGGAGCTGGCCCCGAGTGCCCCTCGCCACGTTCCTATCTGTAACCCGCCGATTGATGAGTGATTGGAACTCGGCGGTGGTCCATAGAATTATTCACCCCTCGTTAAACACGTAATCAGGGCCGTGCCTCGCTATATATACTCGGCGGGCAGTACAAACATCATGCAACAACACTTATCATACTCACATTACATCATATCCCGTCGTCACCATGGACGTCTTCCAAAAAAAGCCCCAGAACATTGCCATTCACACAAGCCCTTCCCACGACCTCCGGGTGGCTGACTGTGAAGTGCCCAAGCTTGCTGCGGATGCGTGTCTAGTTCACGTTCGCGCAACAGGCATCTGCGGATCTGATGTTCATTTCTGGAAGCATGGCCGGATCGGCCCCATGATTGTGACAGGGGACAACGGCCTTGGACATGAAAGTGCCGGTGTCGTCCTGCAGGTCGGTGACGCGGTAACCCGCTTCAAGCCCGGTAAGAGCGCATCCTCCGGCTTCGTTTAGGCTCACTTCTGACGCGCGAAACAGGCGATCGGGTGGCTATGGAATGTGGCGTTCCCTGCTCAAAGCCGACTTGCGACTTCTGTCGAACGGGCAAGTACCACGCTTGCCCGGATGTGGTCTTCTTCTCTACACCTCCCCACCATGGTACCCTGAGAAGGTACCACGCTCATCCAGAGGCTTGGCTTCATCATCTCCCCGACCACGTATCCTTCGAGGAAGGTGCTCTCCTTGAGCCTCTCACTGTTGcactggctggtgttgatCGCTCAGGGCTTCGTCTGGCCGATCCTCTTGTCATTTGCGGTGCTGGCCCCATTGGCCTTGTCACCCTGCTGGCGGCTAACGCAGCGGGTGCGGCGCCAATTGTTATCACAGATATTGACGAGAACCGTCTTGCAAAAGCAAAGGAGCTCGTGCCCCGTGTACAGCCTATTCTAGTCCAGAAACAGGAAACCCCACAAGATCTGGGCGCTCGTATCGTCAAGGAGCTCGGACAGGAGGCGAAGCTGGTCCTTGAATGTACCGGTGTGGAGAGCAGTGTCCATGCAGGAATATACGTAAGTTAGCCCCATGATTATGACCGGCTTACCTCCGAATGATCTAACGCGTTTCGCTTCTAGGCCACTCGCTTCGGAGGTATGGTTTTCGTCATTGGTGTCGGAAAGGACTTCCAAAATATCCCCTTCATGCACATGTCGGCCAAGGAGATCGATCTGCGGTTCCAGTACCGCTACCACGACATTTACCCCAAGTCAATTGCCTTGGTAAATGCAGGGCTCATCGATCTGAAGCCATTGGTGTCTCACCGATAcaagctggaggagggaCTTGAGGCATTTGCTACCGCTAGCAACCCTGCTGCCCGAGCCATCAAGGTGCAGATTATAGACGAATAGATAAAAATGTCAtagaatgaaaagaaagctTTGATTTTTAAGATATGTTGCTCCGATACTATCAGTAAGCCTGCTCAGTATGATCAGCAATGTGACTTGGTGAAGTtggaaaacaaacaaaaactAAACGGAGCAGCCGTCTAAAGGTGCTCGCGCTAGTCCGAGTCTACACTAGACCTAAACTGGATTCTACGTTGTTTCTCTCTCACTTTGACCAAGAGACTCACTCTGCGCCACATCGCATTCTTGAACTCCACCCCAAATGCAGCAGAAGATGAGTATCGGCAATACGACAAAACGGAGACACCCCGAGTATAGTGTGTGACGGAGCAGCGAGGATCCAAATACTATTCTGCGGCCGTTTCTCCGTGATTGGCCCggatgaggttgagatgGATCAGGGGTGGATGATGGCAAGGCCATGCCAATATGGGGATATTCCGGAGTACTCGGGCTCCTatcatggccatcttctgcTTGGCGTTAAACATATCTCCTCTTGTTCCGGTAACTAGGTGACGACCACCGAACCGAGTCAGAGTTTAGGAGGCAAGAGGGCCGACGAGGAATTCGCTCATAGTCGGGACGAGGGCTCTCCTGCCAACCCCGTCTGGGGCTTAGCAGAGTGGGACCAACGTAGTCTGGGGTCATACGGATTGA
This genomic interval from Aspergillus puulaauensis MK2 DNA, chromosome 7, nearly complete sequence contains the following:
- a CDS encoding NAD(P)-dependent alcohol dehydrogenase (COG:Q;~EggNog:ENOG410PJR0;~InterPro:IPR013154,IPR013149,IPR002328,IPR036291, IPR011032,IPR020843;~PFAM:PF00107,PF08240;~go_function: GO:0008270 - zinc ion binding [Evidence IEA];~go_function: GO:0016491 - oxidoreductase activity [Evidence IEA];~go_process: GO:0055114 - oxidation-reduction process [Evidence IEA]) yields the protein MDVFQKKPQNIAIHTSPSHDLRVADCEVPKLAADACLVHVRATGICGSDVHFWKHGRIGPMIVTGDNGLGHESAGVVLQVGDAVTRFKPGDRVAMECGVPCSKPTCDFCRTGKYHACPDVVFFSTPPHHGTLRRYHAHPEAWLHHLPDHVSFEEGALLEPLTVALAGVDRSGLRLADPLVICGAGPIGLVTLLAANAAGAAPIVITDIDENRLAKAKELVPRVQPILVQKQETPQDLGARIVKELGQEAKLVLECTGVESSVHAGIYATRFGGMVFVIGVGKDFQNIPFMHMSAKEIDLRFQYRYHDIYPKSIALVNAGLIDLKPLVSHRYKLEEGLEAFATASNPAARAIKVQIIDE